A stretch of the Mycobacteroides immunogenum genome encodes the following:
- a CDS encoding TetR/AcrR family transcriptional regulator produces the protein MASDSKRRVEVAAAELLARHGYHGFGLKALSEAAGLPYGSIYHHFPGGKEEIAVAAITGTGKLVGRMIQQASEDVFATSTSLFDFMAAKLSGSQWMSGCPVGTPALDGGSEVDTIRAACASAFDSMENGFSALLEDLGLSKSDAQGIAVTVVAAYEGATLLARVRQSQAPLEIVSTQVARLISLAMHDAAPKG, from the coding sequence ATGGCATCTGATTCGAAGCGGCGAGTCGAGGTGGCGGCCGCTGAGCTATTGGCGCGGCACGGATACCACGGATTCGGATTGAAGGCGCTCAGCGAAGCGGCCGGCCTGCCCTATGGTTCTATCTACCATCACTTTCCGGGGGGTAAGGAAGAAATCGCGGTCGCCGCGATCACGGGAACCGGGAAATTGGTCGGCCGAATGATTCAGCAGGCCTCCGAAGATGTATTTGCGACCTCGACATCGTTGTTCGATTTCATGGCGGCCAAACTGTCCGGCTCTCAGTGGATGAGCGGGTGCCCGGTCGGCACGCCGGCTCTCGATGGTGGCAGCGAGGTCGATACGATCCGGGCCGCATGCGCATCGGCGTTCGATTCCATGGAAAACGGATTCAGCGCGCTCCTGGAGGATCTTGGTCTATCGAAATCAGATGCCCAGGGGATCGCCGTGACGGTGGTCGCCGCATATGAGGGCGCTACCTTGCTCGCCCGTGTACGCCAATCACAGGCCCCGCTCGAGATCGTGTCCACACAGGTCGCCCGATTGATCAGCTTGGCCATGCACGATGCGGCACCTAAGGGATGA
- a CDS encoding isochorismatase family protein: MTLSLDSYPALVLIDLQKAIARAAPARLAIKHAAQLAAAFRRCGLPVVLVGLASQHGSAPPGRTDRPRLQPPTSATPSDGHHFVDDLSKHPDDIVITKRNWGAFYGTDLDLHLRRRGVTQIVLGGVATSIGVESTARSAHEHSYHLTLVTDAMADLDPDAHRHTVDKIFPLIGQIGSTAEVLTLLQPAEVGAAPIIP, encoded by the coding sequence ATGACACTGTCACTGGATTCATATCCCGCCCTGGTACTCATCGACCTACAAAAGGCCATCGCGCGGGCCGCTCCCGCGCGGCTCGCCATCAAACATGCCGCGCAACTTGCCGCCGCATTCCGGCGCTGTGGACTGCCCGTCGTGCTCGTCGGGCTGGCATCGCAGCATGGTTCGGCTCCCCCGGGCCGGACTGACCGCCCGCGACTCCAACCGCCCACCAGCGCAACACCTTCGGATGGACATCACTTCGTCGACGACCTGTCCAAGCACCCAGACGACATCGTCATCACCAAACGAAACTGGGGCGCGTTCTATGGAACCGACCTCGACCTGCATCTACGACGCCGAGGTGTAACCCAGATCGTTCTTGGCGGAGTCGCCACCAGTATCGGCGTCGAGTCCACCGCCCGTTCTGCCCATGAACACAGCTACCACCTGACACTCGTCACCGACGCCATGGCGGACCTGGATCCCGACGCACATCGGCACACCGTCGACAAGATCTTTCCCCTCATCGGCCAAATAGGCTCCACCGCTGAGGTTCTCACGCTCCTCCAACCGGCGGAGGTGGGTGCGGCGCCGATCATCCCTTAG
- the leuD gene encoding 3-isopropylmalate dehydratase small subunit encodes MEPFTYVTGIAAPLLRANVDTDAVCPSHFKPAELSKHGFGQALFLDWRYHPDGTVNSGFALNQDRYRAASILIAGPNFGCGSSRETAVWALRDAGFRAVISPSFALIFETNCIRNGILPLAIPTDVHRELVDDTFGSGTQSVLSIDLVDQLVGVPNGPRHSFTIDARTRAQLISGLDAIGQTLAHRGLIDDFRRLDRQRRPWVYGGPDRRATAP; translated from the coding sequence ATGGAGCCCTTCACGTACGTGACCGGCATTGCGGCACCGCTACTGCGTGCCAATGTCGACACCGATGCCGTCTGTCCCTCGCATTTCAAACCTGCCGAATTGTCCAAGCACGGGTTTGGGCAGGCCTTGTTCCTCGACTGGCGGTACCACCCTGATGGAACCGTCAACTCCGGCTTCGCGCTCAATCAGGATCGCTACCGTGCGGCGTCCATCCTGATCGCGGGGCCGAACTTCGGCTGCGGTAGCTCCAGGGAAACCGCGGTATGGGCGCTGCGCGACGCCGGCTTTCGGGCGGTCATCTCCCCCAGTTTCGCACTGATCTTCGAAACCAACTGCATACGCAATGGCATTCTGCCCCTTGCCATCCCGACAGATGTTCACAGAGAACTCGTCGATGATACTTTCGGATCAGGTACCCAATCCGTGCTCAGTATCGATCTCGTAGATCAGCTGGTCGGTGTACCCAACGGGCCGCGACACAGCTTCACCATCGATGCCAGAACGCGAGCGCAGCTGATCAGCGGTCTGGACGCAATCGGTCAGACCCTTGCGCATCGCGGCCTGATCGATGACTTCCGGCGCCTCGACCGACAGCGCCGCCCCTGGGTCTACGGCGGCCCCGACCGGAGGGCCACTGCCCCATGA
- a CDS encoding 3-isopropylmalate dehydratase large subunit translates to MITRARTIVEKIWDQHTVDELADGSSLLYIDRVLLHDRSGGIALRSLRDDGREVFDQKLVFGTMDHVVDTRAGRGSTTPVPAGSMFIDAFRTEARLQDITLFDIGDERQGISHVVFPEQGIALPGTTMVCADSHTPTLGAVGALAWGVGVTECEHALATQTLVMRRPATMRVEFTGAPGEHVYAKDLVLALIAAIGAGGATGYAIEFSGPAVELLDVEARLTLCNMATEAGARTGLIAPDATLLTYLKGRPFCPVDDEWEVAAQAWLDLRSDPGAAYDRTVRLDAGGLGPQVTWGTSPQHASRIDAPIPLPGDTSDPVAAQRALDYMALRPGMSLTGLPVDAVFIGSCTNARLSDLRVAADVLRGHKVAAGITALCTPGSTAVRRAAEAEGIDKIFIDAGFQWRESGCGLCFYAGGDRFEPGTRVISSTNRNFENRQGPGVRTHLASPATVAASAIAGCISDPRRG, encoded by the coding sequence TAGCGCTGCGATCGTTACGCGACGACGGCCGTGAAGTGTTCGATCAGAAACTGGTCTTCGGAACCATGGACCATGTTGTTGATACCCGGGCGGGCCGCGGGTCGACAACTCCCGTACCTGCTGGGTCGATGTTCATCGACGCCTTCCGGACAGAAGCACGCCTGCAAGACATCACCTTGTTCGACATCGGTGATGAACGTCAGGGCATCTCCCATGTGGTCTTCCCCGAACAGGGCATCGCGTTGCCCGGCACCACCATGGTCTGCGCCGACTCGCACACCCCCACGCTCGGGGCTGTCGGTGCGCTCGCATGGGGTGTCGGTGTCACAGAATGCGAACACGCCCTCGCCACTCAGACACTGGTGATGCGCAGACCCGCTACCATGCGAGTCGAGTTCACGGGAGCTCCGGGAGAGCATGTCTACGCCAAAGACCTTGTGCTGGCCCTCATCGCGGCTATCGGCGCGGGCGGCGCCACCGGGTATGCGATCGAGTTCAGTGGCCCGGCTGTCGAACTACTCGACGTGGAGGCACGACTTACGCTATGCAACATGGCAACTGAGGCCGGTGCCCGCACCGGCCTCATCGCGCCCGACGCAACCCTACTGACGTATTTGAAAGGGCGCCCCTTCTGCCCTGTGGACGACGAATGGGAGGTGGCCGCGCAGGCATGGCTGGATTTGCGCAGCGACCCAGGCGCCGCCTACGACCGCACCGTGCGACTCGATGCTGGAGGACTAGGGCCTCAGGTGACTTGGGGTACCAGTCCGCAACACGCATCGCGAATCGATGCGCCGATCCCGCTTCCCGGGGACACCTCCGACCCTGTCGCGGCACAGCGCGCGCTGGACTACATGGCGCTGCGGCCGGGCATGTCGCTCACCGGGTTACCCGTTGACGCCGTCTTCATCGGGTCCTGCACCAATGCCCGGTTAAGCGATCTCCGGGTCGCGGCCGATGTGCTGCGCGGCCACAAGGTTGCCGCGGGAATCACGGCTCTGTGCACGCCCGGATCCACGGCAGTGCGCCGAGCGGCCGAAGCCGAAGGCATCGACAAGATCTTCATCGACGCGGGCTTTCAATGGCGTGAATCCGGTTGTGGGTTGTGCTTTTACGCCGGAGGTGACCGCTTCGAGCCGGGCACCCGCGTTATCAGTTCCACCAACCGGAACTTCGAAAACCGCCAAGGCCCCGGTGTGCGGACACATTTGGCCAGTCCCGCGACGGTGGCCGCATCGGCCATCGCCGGATGCATCAGCGATCCTAGGCGTGGGTGA